The region GCCACAGATTTTCCCAATGAAATTCATGTATTGCAATGAGTGAATTCCATGGTGAAAACTCATATCAAAATCCACATCTAAATCTGCAGTTGTACAGTTCATGTATATACATAAAAATTTGTTTGCATATGTGTTTGTTAGATCTTCATCGTTTCCTACATGGCGTGATGTTGCTTATAGAGaacaatcgcagcacagctttaatttttctGAAGAAGCTTAAGAAATGATGTTTGGTTGTTACGTGcaacaaacactttttttttacagtttccgTAAATGAGACCTGTTGAATTGTCTTCGGTAAAATAATGTGTTCTGTAATTCAAGATGGTGAATAATTTAGACATGTGGTGAATGCCTCCGAAAAAATGGAAACCCCATTAGACAAGTCCAGCTGAAAGCAAAGAAAGCAAAATTAATAAGCGTGAGACAAGTAAACAATGACCAGCAACTTAAGAATGAACAGGAgaaagccaggacatcaagggctgcagagacctttgAACAGCATGAGGCATAAATTCATAAAGAGAGGGAAAgcgccaggacatcaagggctgcagagaccttggAACAGCATGAGGCATGAAATTTTAAAGAGAAACACAGAGCCAGTAGATCAAGGGTGACAAGGCATTCCAATTGGTTTCTGGAAGGTTTTCACAAAGACCACGATTAACATCCGACTGTTATAATTGGATGAATGGGGCAAATATATAGCTACTCTTATGCCAAGAAACGTAAAACAGAGCCTCCTGGAATGTGCAGTAGGAGTGGAAACCCAGACAACACCGAGTATATATGCTAGTGTCTGAAATAAAATGGTGATACGTGTCCTTTTAAAGCAGAATTACTGAAAACCTATATGGTACCAGGATTTGCAAGAGGGGTGGATGTGTAATTTATTGTATTAGATTTATAACCTAATGGACAATAGTATTTACTATGTTTAGTGCATTAATGATCAATGTCCACTAGAGGGTGATAAAAGACCAGCCTGCTTGCCTACAGTATATGAGTGCTCCTGTGTGCCATGGAGCTGGTTCATAGGGAACAGTATATTAATACTGTATATTTCTGCATTTCTGTGTTTATCTATTTCATTATTTCGTTATTTATAGTGACATTATCTCTCATCGATGTTGGGGTGGAATATGGCTAATAATAATGAAAAGTTGCAAATACTAATTCACACAAAAAAGAGAGGCAGGATGGATCTAAAAAGTAATTTCCCCGCTACTGTTTGCCCTAAAATTATCCTAAAATTGTAGAATattaaataaaattttaaaacacATCAGTAATAAGCCAGAAGCTCTCATCTAGTCAGTCCTCTGCACTGTAACACTTGTATCATATTGATATTTTGTGTTTAAAACTCCATGTAACTGTGATCACTGTGTTACAATCTATCCAGCTTGTATTATTTTTGCATTAGGCTTGTAATGAAAGGAGGATTTCTCAGGAGCAGAGTGTGTGAATGTGAAGAAGAAGTGCATTTACATGACATCTCTGGGTAATAGGGACACTTTATCCAGCTATTGTCCTGGTATTCATTATGTGGAGAGCTGCAGGCTGCTGACAGATCAGCTCTACATAAACTCACTGCAGAACTTATGATGATTTTACAGGCCTGACCAGAAAGACACTACGGATGGGGTCTATAAAGAGACATTAATATCCCCTCCCTGCTCTGCATCTACTGACAGCAATGAGACCTCCTGCTCCTACATCCACTCATATTGACTCCCTCCAGAACTCACTGTGTCTGAGAGGTTCCTCTTCCAGAACTAAATATTCATTCCagctaatgatgatgatgatgagaagtCAGGATAGGGTGAACAGTGATTAATTTAATACATCTATTCATTTATACTTATAAGAATTTACATAACAATAAGTGCAGAAAATGGACTAATAATTCTGTATTAATTATTATAAGTATTAATATTAATACTCAAACCTTAAAtaacaacaaaaataataatattaataataacagGATTAGTTAAATCCTTTTTATTATAAAGAAATTTGTCAATGTTTTGCATTAGAATTGTTTATATGATTATAACTTTTCATGTTCAAGTGTTAAAACATAAACAATAGTACAACAAATAAATAATACAGCCCTTTTACAATGTTACAATTCATATAAAATCAGTAATATGACATATTTACATGGGCATTGGCGAATTCAGTCCATAAAAATTGGTCCAattttgttgcaaattttgtAAGATTTTGCAATTTTTGCGTGCAATTTTCATCTTTTGTCAGTGGGGTTTTcaaacatgtatatatatatatatatatatcatgcctTAATAGTTTTTTATGGTTGCTATGGTTACAGGTGTTTAAAACGGATCGCACTCGCATCATATATGTgcaatccattttttaaaatgcaccCATAGACTGGAATCGGTGCCATTCATCCGAAAATCACAACAAGTAGGACGTGCAGCTTTTCTTTTTGACTCAGACTGTTCATCCAAATAAAAAAGAAAGCCCATGTGAGTACTCGTACTGGAAAGAAAATGTTCGATTTGCATCTGATTTTGGACGGATTTTTACAATCCATGAAATAAATATCCCCTGCATGACTATATCCTTAGAGTATACGCACATGAACAATTTTTCCCTTTCTTAAAAATTGGACCAAAATAGGAAATAAAgcgtaattttttaaaatggttatATTcacaaatgcaattttttttaaattggataaACAGTCCGAGCAAAAaatatctcagcatgttctattttattgtgATTTTCTGACAAAAAACTGCCCGTTTAAGTTTAATGGCTGCATTTAAACAGAATGGATTGCACTTGGTTGATGCGCTTGTGATCCATTTTTATTGCATGTAACCATGGTATCGTTTAAAATAAAGTGTGCAGAAGCCATCATgcgttggttttttttaatcgCATGCAAAAGGATGAAAATCGTGTTGAAAAATTGCAGAAATGCATAAAAACTGTATGAAAATTGGTACAATTTTTCAAGACtgaaaaaaatgcctgtgtggaTCTACCCTTAGCAGTAATGACCATCAAACTCATTATTATGATCTGCACTATCATTACTAGCAGTATATGAAGAAGTCACTGGAATCCTTTTCATGCAAGATTACAAAAATAATGGGATCCAAATAAAATGACTAATAACTAAATCATAATCATACAAATTAGTAGCGGgtttatatgtattttatgttgTGATGTTTTATTACATTATATTTGTATTATTATTCCATTTGTGTTATTTAATATGATTAAATGTTAAACAGGTACAATATTATGACTATTGCTATTAACAAGAAAAGGTACAGCAGCACTTGAGCCCCCAAACCTACTAATTATGAATAAAGCTCTTCCCCTCCCAAGTGCAGAACATCACAGgatataaaacacagcagagtctGTTTATCATTCAATAGAGTCGACAATAATCATCTATATCCCACTTCAGACTGCTGGACAATCAATGCTGAAGACGAGTGTACAATTACTGCTCAACAAGTGTCTGTGACAGCTCTAAATGACTGCTGCTGATGTGACAGTGACCAGAGACACCTGTCTATTACATACTGACTGCCTATTATGTGCAAGCAGCATCTAGCCAAATATCAGAGCCCAAATATAATGTCAATATCATGGTAATAAACACCTTTCAAAGATAACTGGCTGCATTGATGTCTGTGGAACTGTAAGTTCCTGCCATACTCCAGGGCAAGACTGGAAGGAAAGGCTGGGACTTGGTGAGCAACAGATTCTGGGGATGTATAAGGACATGATGATAGTAAAAAAAAGGAATCATTCAGCAATAGATTTCAAAACTGCAAATGTAGTAAATAATAACAAATGTAGTAAATAATTAGTGAAGCCCATATATCACCTGTTCTGTACTGAATATATGTAGATATTTATATGAGGGAAAAGAAAATACCCATCTGTTGGGTATGAGTTGCATGACCATAAGGAATATGCAATACAGTAGCGTAGATTCCATGTCCCTATGTTATATGGGACTTCCAGACTCCTATAGGCATTACTGGGTAATTAAAGTGACATGTCCGATGCTTTCTATTCATATGTTCTTATAAACAACTATAATAACAGTAATCAGTCATCATCATACTGATTTACCAATTTCATAATAAGCGTatattcacatgaacaatttttccTTCTGATTAGGAAATAAAGCAGATTATTTTAAATAAATGGTTATATTCACACATGCGATTTTTTTAATTGGACGAAcagcctaaaaaaatgtaaaaaaatagctgTATGTCCTATTGGTTTCGAATTTCGgatgaaaatcgcccattcaagtcTACGGGTACATTTAAAATAAACAGATTGCACTTGAATGATGTGATTGTAGTCGAGTTTTATTGCATGTAACCATGGtaacgttaaaaaaaatgtgcagaacaAGGAAGTTTGCAGAACCAatcatgtgtgtttttttttaatgtgcataaaaatcaaatgctaAATAAATTAAAATCCTGCGAAAAATcgcaaaaacacataaaaattgtAGGGAAAGCGCACAGACGATTGGTACGATTTTTCAGGACtgaaaaaaaatgcccgtgtgaatataccctacgtCAGCAGATTGCTATTATATcggtaaaaaaaaagttctctcTGTTCCGTTGTATCAGGTCTATGATTTATAAATGTGGTGAAACACAATGAAACTGTTAGGTTTCTATAGGCAGATGATACATAAGTAGGGGTTTGGAGGGGATACAGTATGTGGTTACATTAACCCTATGTTATGTCAGGATTGTATGGCCTGATGAGTACAAATATCCTGTATCTACAGCAGTCAGCTCTTATACTGTATCTGCAGAAATGAATAACTATAAATGGTAGCTAGAAGCAGGTGTTTTATTATATTTGGAGGCACAATTAATGGATTTGTTATGTTCTCCAAGTATTTAGTTACAGCTAAGGTATATTCACATCTTGTTTTTTTCAGTTCTGAAAGATTGGACCAATgtttgtgcaattttcacacaatttttgtGCAGTTCTGTGATTTTTCGATGcaattttcatgttttttatcCAATTTTTACGCGCTTAATAAGAAAGCATAATGGGTTCTGCGCACTTTTTTTTGTAAGGTTACCATTGTAAGGCTAAGTTCACACAGAGGATTTAAAAGTtgcgcatcggacagcacatggactccCGTGCAGGACACCACATGTGCTATTCCTGGTTGAGAATCAAATAACaataggacaagctgcaattttattttcttACTCGGTCTATTCGCCCAAGTAAAATAAAGCCCATGTCAGTGCGCTCAAtgtaaattaatgggttctatttttgtcTGATTTTTGAATAAAAAATCAGACGGAGAAATCGTTTTGTGTACATATAGCCTTACATACAATAAAAGCAGATCGCAATCACATCAAACAAGTATATCCGTTTTTTTGAAACacacccatagacttgaatgggcaatttttgttTGAAAATCGCAGCAGAATGTgacattctgtgattttttttttgcttggactGTTCATCAAACAAAaagcatattttttaaaaatagttataATTTTCATCCAATTTcggtctgatttttaacgaacgGTAAATCGGTCAGAAAAATTGTTTGTGGGAATTTACCCTAAATGTAATTGTCCCTACAGCAGAGTTTAACTGAAATTCATTATGTTCACAAAAATGGATCCAGATATGTTCAATAATGAGTGAATTTCAATAATACTACATTATTATATCTATTCTGACTTGCAAGTATCTGGCAGATATGGAGACTGAAGGGACAAAAAATAGTGCATCCTGTATATACATGTACACAATTgtactgagatagatagatagatagatagatagatagatagatagatagatagatagatagatagatagatagatagatagatagatagatagatagatagatagataggtccCCAGCTCCCTCccatagggagatagatagatagatagatagatagatagatggggtgTAATGTGTAAATGTGCCCTGTGAATACTGGTTAATGCTTGTGGaatgtatatagtgtgtatactcgGTGTGTATAATGGGACAGAGGGCTGGGAGGGAGCTGGGGACCTTGTCATTTCAGGACTATATTAATGGCAGCAGTTTGTCACTCTGGGCAATCAGGACAGGTCACATCCCATCATTTCTCATTCATTCTGGGAGACAGGCCCTCTCCTATACCCACATATAACACTCTCCATGTGGAGGGTCTCAAGCACATAATATCTccaggagaaagaaagaaaggatcTGCAGACTTTATAATGGAAGCCTCAAAAACAAAAGGCTCAGTGATGAGACCCCATTGTGGTGCAGGAGGGTTGGATGCACGATCTGCATTTACTGTCTCTATTGTGTTCTGCCTGtaaagtatatacagtacatacctcCAATGTGGGGGCTACTGGATTCCACTGCCTGCCGCATAACTTCCCTATGCAAGATAAAAGGAAGAGATGGAGACTTCAAGTCATTGCAATTTCAAATGCAGCATGAATACTTTTATGCAAAGTAATGCAAATATTCTAATAAATACTACAAGTAGTAATGATAATTACCAGTAACACAATAATATGCACAATAAGACTTTTAGTAATAAAAACAAGGTATAATAATACTAACAATAACAACACTAGTAATAATACTACTTCTCTTCTACTACTGCTATAAAGAACAATACTAACAGCAAATCAGCACTGCTAAAAAACAATAATCTGTCCTATTACTAGCAATCATACTAACAATAgaataaaataataattattttcACTGATAATAGCAAAAATTATACTAATACTATTAATAGTGAGATTTATCTCATTTCTATCAATAGCTCTATCACATCTGTCTCATTAactattatctcatatctatctatctatctatctcatatctatctatctcatatctatctatctatctatctatctatctatctatctcatatctatctatctgtatctatctatctatctatctatctatctatctcactaccTTTCTATTTGGATGCTACAAGTTGTAGCTCTTTAGAATCAGTGAGTACAATCAGGTCCAGTGGAGATAAATTTGCTCTTGGTGATTTATAAGACCCCGATATATACATGGCTGTAGCTTCTTCCCCGTGTATAATTATTTCCTATACATCACACTAATAGATGCAGGATTAttgtagtttattttttttttgcctttttaactAAGACAAATTAATCCTCATCCCATAATGAGCATCACATTTccattccccttctgtgatgagaTCCAAGGCTATATATTCCCTTTTTAAAGCCAGAGCCTCACTAAACTCTCATTGAATGGGATTTATTTAGTGGTTGGAGAGATAAATCAGTGTGTGGATTTACAGCCATGTAAAGCACCTGACTTTATCATCAGAGCTTCATTTAGTGCAGGCAGTGACGTAGATGGGGTCTGGGCTGAGGatgaccaatcacagggcaaGGCTGGCAGGTGGCTGGCCAGTTATCAGTGCAAGGGAATGACTGGGTGGCAGTGGGATGTGTGCTGGACTCAGGCTGGGGACACTCAGCTCCTCCAGGATTAATCCAGTGCACCCAGCAGGCAGCAGGGACACCATAGACTAGGCTGGATGCTTGTGGCTGATCATTGCTCCAGAGACATCAGTGCTAATCATCCACAGAAAGTTCCCCTGGAGGCTGTAGGACTTCTCTGGCTTTGCACACAGGCTGAAGCTGCTCTGGATGCTCATTACCAATGTTAGCTGTGGGGCAGATGGATAACAGACAGAGTGCATTCGTGCTAAGCAGTACCCCTCTGGCTGCCCTGCACAACATGGCAGAGATGAAGACCACCTTGTTCCCTTATGCCCTGCAGAACCCTAACTTCAAAGCCCCAAACTTGGCTTCCCTAAACGCACAGATCCCCCTGGGGACGCCTCATGGGATTAGTGACATTCTCGGCAGGCCCCTGGGCGCTGCACTGGGGGCATCTGGCAACCTGCTCTCTAGCCTTCCTCGTATTAATGGACTTGCTACTTCCACTGGGATGTATTTTAACCCAGCAGCTATGTCTAGATACCCCAAACCATTGGCTGAGCTGCCGGGGAGACCCCCTATCTTCTGGCCGGGAGTTATGCAGAGCTCTCCATGGAGGGATCCCCGGCTGACCTGTCCTAGTAAGTACTGTGTATGTCTTATTCTATATGAATTTATTATGTAATATACTATTTATGTGACATTGCAACATTGTTACAACAGCAAAACAAGTACATCAAAACTGTTATTATGTATCCTTCGGAATTACCGGTGTTATTATATACCGCACTATACACACTGTGGAGAGCTTCCCTATCGAGTTAATAATCTAGTAATCCATATTTTCCTGGATATTAGAAAATTAAACACctgctattattattattgctacaTTATTAATATATTCGGCATTTACTTTCTTGTACACCTGTTGCTATATGATGGCATTTTCACCCGCAAATTCCTATTTTGCAAGCTGCATACCCAGAAAACAATTAATGTTGGTGCTCAGCAACCTGTGGATCTCCAGCtgttgtggaactacaactcccatcaggtCCTGACAGCGGAGGTGGCTGAGCTCCGATGTGTGGTGGGCACTTTATAATTCTCTATTGTTACTGGTAATGTCTTTAGCACAAGCCGGGATGCTGCTGGACAAGGACGGCAAGAAGAAACACTCCAGACCCACATTCTCAGGGCAGCAGATCTTTGCACTGGAGAAAACATTTGAACAGACCAAATACCTAGCAGGACCAGAGAGGGCACGACTGGCATACTCCCTGGGCATGACCGAGTCTCAGGTCAAGGTAAGAGACTATTATTACGGATTTATAATCTTTCATTGCTGAATATATTACAAGTATATATCGTGCATCTGTTGGCACTAGTATTAGGTTTGTATCACTTATATGTCATGCAATATGCTGCTGTTGTAAGAGTATAAAATGTATTGCATTAGAATATAAAATATAGTTAATAATTAGCCATATTTAATATATTAATTCTATTTTTATATTTGATGATCCTCATCTGAGGCGCAGTACAAATAGAGAGGTGTGTAAAGAGAAATAACATCACATGCTCCAAATAGTGTGCTGCATAAACTGttataaaaaatagaaaataaataaaatgtaattaagTTGAAATGTAATTTaattgaatgaaaaaaaacaacatttacaGCAGTTTATTAAGGTTTTGTGCAGTTTACTGATTGCCTGCAGTATCACATACCGAATGGAGCATGTGATACAATTATTTTTACacacatgctatatatatatatatatatatatatatatatatatatatatatatatatatatatatatatattatattctaGTATATCAAACAGAAATTCATTTTATACTTTGGAAATGTAATCTACAATTCTGCTTTCATATTTTATGATCCTCATCTTCTGTGGCGCAGTACAAATACACTGCTcgtaggagcttacaatctactaTATAATTCTAGTAACAATAATAAGAATAATACTGTTTTTGCTACATAATATCAATCGGGCAAGATCACCATGAACCGGTCCTGATGGGTAGCAATAATTACAGATGACAAGTCCATTACAGATAATGACAAATCACTGAGCTGTCACTTTTATTCTACACTCCAATTACAGCTGCGCAGGGAATTGGCTTCACAATTGCgtttatttaacagggagaaCAATTCATTTAACgcatagttttatttttgttatcAATGCATTTCTTCCAGAAGTCATAAAATTAAATTTGTGAGACACAAAACAGATGGGAAATAAATGTTTTTCCTTACTACATCGCAGTAATATACTATTCATTATTAATGGAAACAATTTACACTAACTTGGGGAACCTGGAACCTACAAAAAAATTGCGACACGTGCTCCATTCTATCTTTGGTACtgaaaagagaaaagaagaagCATAAAACCTCCATGAAccgttgtaattttttttttaaattaaaaatattttttctatcAATTCCAACAGTTCAGGGGTTTTATGCAGTTCACTTTCTCTTTTCAGCAGCGAATGGAGCCTGTGATGCCAATATTTGGTTATATTTATTTTCTGGTTGGCAAATGTTCCTTTAATACCGGATGATGAAAGtatacagcactgctacattgtGTCCAAGTGGGTTTGTGATACATCGGCTGAGCCTGCaatgtaatatatacatataaaatgtatagttatataatgaaGATATAATGGAGCTCTCGACTACAGTACTGAGCCATTAATATAAATAGCAAGTGCGAGGAAGTAATCGGGATGTGTTACCAGGGTGCGCGCATGTTTTGTAGGTCTATTTTTGAAGATACATAAGAGTTATTCAtgttgtgtaaatatatatagtaaaatCCATTACAATCTGGTTTACCTGTCATGGTTTTTAAGATGATGGTTTGCATGTAGTTTTGAAGCCCCCAACTGTAAAAATGTTTTTAGTCTTGTCATATTCTTCAGTTTAGGTGTGAAT is a window of Eleutherodactylus coqui strain aEleCoq1 chromosome 4, aEleCoq1.hap1, whole genome shotgun sequence DNA encoding:
- the NKX6-2 gene encoding homeobox protein Nkx-6.2, with product MLAVGQMDNRQSAFVLSSTPLAALHNMAEMKTTLFPYALQNPNFKAPNLASLNAQIPLGTPHGISDILGRPLGAALGASGNLLSSLPRINGLATSTGMYFNPAAMSRYPKPLAELPGRPPIFWPGVMQSSPWRDPRLTCPTQAGMLLDKDGKKKHSRPTFSGQQIFALEKTFEQTKYLAGPERARLAYSLGMTESQVKVWFQNRRTKWRKRHAAEMASAKKKHDSETEKMKESSENEDDDEYNKPLDPNSDDEKISRLLKKHKSTNLNLLSPCSNNSDTL